Genomic window (Paenibacillus sp. PK3_47):
ATCCCTTTGACGACAGGAGACTGCCTGTATTTCTGCATGACATTCAGCAGGATGATCAGCGCAGCGGCAGAGGGCAGGACAGTAGCGGTCAGAGCGGCGGCAAAGCCGGCCCAGCCGTAGACATCGTAGCCGACATAAGCGGCGATTTTGGTCGCAATCGGTCCGGGCAGGGCATTGCCGAGCGCCAGCATGTTGGAAAACTCCTCGTCATTCAGCCAGCCGTAATGGGGGACGATCTCTTCGTACATGAGCGGGATCGAGGAAGGGCCGCCGCCGTAACCGAGCAGGTTAGCCATGAAAAAGCCAAAAATCAGCTGCAGCCATTCCATCAGGCAGTCCCCCCTTTATTTTTCTTCGCA
Coding sequences:
- a CDS encoding chromate transporter produces the protein MEWLQLIFGFFMANLLGYGGGPSSIPLMYEEIVPHYGWLNDEEFSNMLALGNALPGPIATKIAAYVGYDVYGWAGFAAALTATVLPSAAALIILLNVMQKYRQSPVVKGMTLLVQPVIAIMMAALTVRMAMTPAESIGIWQTLFIAAAAFGAMKWLKLHPALVILAAFAYGGFLLPYTL